One Nocardia iowensis DNA window includes the following coding sequences:
- a CDS encoding (2Fe-2S)-binding protein, which produces MNVVPGRTLTQPEWLAARIAEMGHSWGTTSPRIAGTLWWCMVASALVEQIARAYAHDAQAAEPVLDRFDCEVRPDGGVERIHVLAEPDESTEPGAALRETLAAVIGPVAEVSGAGVPALWAIVADAVGNRALDAGSAEAGTRLATEIGGKLPVPRFVRIGGRTFVKRISCCLVFEVPGCEMCTSCPKRPAAEREALLEKLAADS; this is translated from the coding sequence GTGAACGTTGTCCCCGGGCGGACGTTGACGCAGCCGGAATGGCTGGCGGCGCGCATCGCGGAGATGGGGCACTCGTGGGGGACTACCTCACCGCGCATCGCCGGCACGCTGTGGTGGTGCATGGTCGCCTCCGCGCTGGTCGAGCAGATCGCACGGGCGTACGCGCACGATGCGCAAGCCGCCGAGCCGGTGCTGGACCGCTTCGACTGCGAGGTCCGGCCCGACGGCGGGGTGGAACGCATCCATGTTCTCGCGGAGCCGGACGAATCCACTGAACCAGGGGCGGCACTGCGCGAAACCCTTGCGGCAGTGATCGGCCCGGTCGCCGAGGTGTCCGGCGCGGGCGTGCCCGCGCTGTGGGCGATCGTCGCCGACGCGGTCGGCAATCGCGCCCTCGACGCGGGTTCGGCCGAGGCGGGCACGCGACTGGCGACCGAGATCGGCGGGAAGCTGCCCGTGCCGCGGTTCGTGCGGATCGGCGGCCGCACCTTCGTCAAACGCATCTCCTGCTGCCTGGTCTTCGAGGTCCCCGGCTGCGAGATGTGCACCAGCTGTCCGAAACGCCCCGCCGCCGAACGCGAGGCCCTGCTGGAAAAGCTGGCCGCGGACAGCTGA
- a CDS encoding TIGR02611 family protein, whose product MTAELETRSTPTAWRAFRARVAARPTLNLAYRIGVAMAGTAVLAVGILAIPYPGPGWAIVFAGLGILATEFAWARRALGWLRDRYRQGMAWYSARGAAMRAFAATATFALVVATLWVLGTFGMVGGWIGVEWQWLRSPLKW is encoded by the coding sequence GTGACGGCTGAGCTGGAAACAAGATCGACGCCCACGGCCTGGCGCGCCTTCCGGGCCCGCGTTGCCGCGCGACCTACGCTGAACCTCGCCTATCGGATCGGGGTCGCGATGGCAGGCACCGCAGTGCTGGCCGTCGGAATCCTGGCGATTCCCTACCCCGGACCCGGCTGGGCGATCGTGTTCGCCGGACTTGGCATCCTCGCCACCGAATTCGCCTGGGCAAGGCGGGCGCTCGGCTGGCTGCGCGACAGGTACCGGCAGGGTATGGCGTGGTATTCCGCACGGGGTGCCGCCATGCGCGCGTTCGCGGCGACCGCTACCTTTGCGCTGGTCGTCGCCACGCTATGGGTATTGGGCACATTCGGGATGGTCGGCGGCTGGATCGGAGTCGAGTGGCAATGGTTACGCAGTCCCCTGAAGTGGTGA
- a CDS encoding SulP family inorganic anion transporter, with protein MAVENDLAPPFTPPVPADTGRGPEPMSDRLHSILRHDVPASIVVFLVALPLSLGIALASGAPVLAGLIAAVVGGIVAGLLGGSILQVSGPAAGLTVVVAESINQFGWKTTCFIAAAAGVLQILFGLSKIARGALAVAPVVVHAMLAGIGITIALQQIHVLLGGSSHSSAWKNITELPSQLMSLHGGDAFIGAVVIAIMVGWKYAPAKLRLIPGPLVAVFVATVLSLVLPTGAERIVLNGSLFDAIGLPELPRGDWSAVVLMIITIALIASVESLLSAVAVDKMHSGQRTNFDRELIGQGSANVISGLLGGLPVTGVIVRSATNVQAGARSRASAVMHGCWILLFSVALSAVVQQIPKAALAGLLIVIGTQLVKIAHIKLARRTGDLFVYAVTVLGVVFLNLLEGVLIGLALAFGLLLWRVVRVAISARQIPGSQRWMITIDGSCTFLALPKLSAEFAKVPADADVTVEMTVDFLDHAAFEAIEDWVRQQESSGGSVDFVEIGSARMAHVTAGPPSRSFGRAVWTDILGPWRRDEHADPIAAGVAAYHRSHAHVVRPHLDGLRDSQDPDSFFLTCADSRIVPNMITNSGPGDLFTVRNVGNLVPAVGDPSVDAALVFALEELNVRSIVVCGHSSCGAMKALHSGAKAGPEIDKWLAHARPSLDRVHRGHPVAIAAAAAGFDEVDQLSMVNVAVQLENLQRHPAVRAAVAERGVTVSGLFFDIASARVIEITEDGLAHIEDEAGHRVTPELV; from the coding sequence ATGGCTGTCGAAAACGATTTAGCACCCCCGTTCACCCCGCCGGTACCAGCGGACACGGGCCGCGGTCCCGAGCCCATGTCCGATCGTCTGCATTCGATCCTGCGCCACGATGTGCCCGCTTCGATCGTGGTCTTCCTGGTCGCGTTGCCGCTGTCCCTCGGCATCGCCCTCGCCTCCGGCGCGCCTGTCCTCGCAGGCCTCATCGCCGCCGTGGTCGGCGGTATCGTCGCCGGCCTGCTCGGCGGCTCCATTCTTCAGGTCAGCGGCCCCGCCGCGGGCCTCACCGTGGTTGTGGCCGAGTCCATCAACCAATTCGGCTGGAAGACCACCTGTTTCATCGCAGCGGCGGCCGGTGTGCTGCAGATCCTGTTCGGGCTCAGCAAGATTGCCCGTGGCGCGCTCGCCGTCGCGCCGGTAGTCGTGCACGCGATGCTGGCCGGTATCGGTATCACCATTGCGCTGCAACAGATTCACGTGCTGCTCGGCGGTTCGTCGCACAGCTCCGCGTGGAAGAACATCACCGAACTGCCCAGTCAGCTGATGTCGCTACACGGCGGCGACGCGTTCATCGGCGCGGTGGTGATCGCGATCATGGTCGGCTGGAAGTACGCCCCTGCCAAGCTGCGCCTGATTCCCGGCCCGCTGGTCGCGGTGTTCGTCGCCACCGTGCTGTCGCTGGTGCTGCCTACCGGCGCCGAGCGAATCGTGTTGAACGGCTCACTGTTCGACGCGATCGGGCTGCCGGAGCTGCCGCGCGGTGACTGGTCGGCCGTGGTGCTGATGATCATCACCATCGCGTTGATCGCCAGTGTGGAGAGTCTGCTGTCCGCGGTGGCCGTGGACAAGATGCACTCGGGTCAGCGCACCAACTTCGACCGCGAACTCATCGGTCAGGGCTCGGCCAACGTGATCTCCGGCCTGCTCGGCGGCCTGCCCGTCACCGGCGTGATCGTGCGCAGCGCCACCAATGTCCAGGCGGGCGCGCGCAGCCGGGCCTCGGCGGTCATGCACGGCTGCTGGATTCTGCTGTTCTCGGTGGCGTTGTCCGCTGTGGTGCAACAGATTCCGAAGGCGGCGTTGGCCGGCCTGCTGATCGTGATCGGCACGCAGCTGGTGAAGATCGCGCACATCAAGCTGGCCCGGCGCACGGGTGACCTGTTCGTCTACGCCGTCACCGTGCTCGGCGTCGTGTTCCTGAATCTGCTGGAGGGCGTGCTGATCGGCCTGGCGCTGGCCTTCGGCCTGCTGCTGTGGCGAGTGGTGCGAGTGGCCATCAGCGCCAGGCAGATTCCGGGTTCGCAGCGGTGGATGATCACCATCGACGGCTCCTGCACGTTCCTCGCGCTGCCGAAGCTGTCCGCGGAGTTCGCGAAGGTGCCCGCCGACGCCGACGTCACCGTCGAGATGACCGTCGACTTCCTCGACCACGCCGCCTTCGAAGCCATCGAGGACTGGGTGCGTCAGCAGGAAAGCAGCGGCGGCAGTGTCGATTTCGTGGAGATCGGCAGTGCCCGAATGGCCCATGTGACGGCCGGGCCGCCGTCGCGCAGCTTCGGCCGGGCGGTGTGGACCGACATCCTCGGACCGTGGCGCCGCGACGAGCACGCCGACCCGATCGCGGCCGGTGTCGCCGCCTACCACCGCAGCCACGCGCACGTCGTCCGGCCGCATCTGGACGGACTGCGCGACAGCCAGGATCCGGATTCGTTCTTCCTGACCTGCGCCGACTCGCGCATCGTGCCGAACATGATCACCAACAGCGGGCCGGGCGATCTGTTCACCGTGCGCAATGTGGGCAACCTCGTTCCCGCCGTGGGCGATCCGTCGGTGGACGCCGCGCTCGTCTTCGCCCTGGAGGAACTCAACGTCCGCTCCATCGTGGTCTGCGGCCACTCGTCGTGCGGCGCGATGAAGGCCTTGCACTCGGGGGCCAAGGCCGGTCCGGAAATCGACAAGTGGCTCGCGCACGCCCGTCCGAGTCTGGACCGGGTCCACCGCGGACACCCGGTAGCGATCGCCGCGGCCGCCGCCGGCTTCGACGAGGTCGACCAGTTGAGCATGGTGAACGTGGCGGTGCAGCTGGAAAACCTGCAACGGCATCCCGCCGTGCGCGCGGCAGTCGCCGAGCGCGGCGTCACGGTGTCGGGCCTGTTCTTCGATATCGCGAGCGCGCGCGTCATCGAGATCACCGAGGACGGGCTGGCCCACATCGAGGACGAAGCGGGACATCGGGTCACACCCGAACTCGTCTGA
- a CDS encoding NAD(P)-dependent alcohol dehydrogenase: protein MRSTIPAYAAAGPDEPLRRTMIPLRSVGEHDILIEIGYTGICHTDIHQVREDWGKSIFPMVPGHEVAGIVVEVGSAVTQHAVGDRVGVGCFVDSCRECANCVAGHEQYCLRGSLSTYNALDRHGRPTFGGYSTHLVADENYVLRIPDGIGLAEAAPLLCAGISMYSPLRHWKAGPGSRVAVVGMGGLGHLGVKIGNALGADVTVLSQSLRKREDGFRLGATSFHSTADPATFIRLAGAFDLIVNTVSADLDLDAYLGLLAMDGTLVNIGVAQNPCTFGTFSLLVGRKSLAGSLIGGIRETQEMLDFCAARGLGAEVEVISADRINEAFRRLVAGEVRYRFVVDAASIASSR, encoded by the coding sequence ATGAGATCGACGATTCCCGCCTACGCTGCGGCCGGTCCGGATGAACCCTTGCGGCGCACCATGATTCCGCTTCGTTCGGTCGGCGAGCACGACATCCTGATCGAGATCGGATATACCGGGATCTGCCACACCGACATTCATCAAGTCCGCGAGGACTGGGGGAAGTCGATCTTTCCGATGGTGCCCGGCCATGAGGTGGCCGGCATCGTCGTCGAGGTCGGCTCGGCGGTAACACAGCATGCGGTCGGCGATCGGGTCGGTGTCGGTTGCTTCGTGGATTCCTGCCGCGAATGCGCCAACTGCGTTGCGGGGCACGAACAGTACTGCCTGCGCGGCAGCCTCAGCACCTACAACGCCCTCGATCGGCACGGACGGCCGACCTTCGGTGGCTACAGCACGCACCTGGTCGCCGACGAGAACTACGTGCTGCGCATTCCTGACGGCATCGGTCTCGCCGAGGCCGCTCCACTGCTGTGCGCGGGGATAAGCATGTACTCCCCGCTCAGGCACTGGAAGGCGGGGCCTGGTAGCCGCGTGGCCGTTGTCGGTATGGGTGGGCTCGGCCACCTCGGCGTGAAGATCGGCAACGCGCTCGGGGCGGATGTCACGGTCCTGAGTCAGAGTCTGCGCAAGCGGGAGGACGGTTTCCGCCTCGGCGCCACGAGCTTCCACTCGACTGCCGATCCCGCCACATTCATCCGGCTCGCCGGCGCTTTCGACCTGATCGTGAACACCGTGTCCGCGGATCTCGACCTGGACGCCTACCTCGGCCTGCTCGCGATGGACGGCACCCTGGTGAACATCGGCGTGGCCCAGAACCCATGCACCTTCGGCACGTTCTCGTTGCTGGTCGGCCGCAAGAGTCTGGCCGGTTCGCTGATCGGTGGTATCCGGGAGACACAGGAGATGCTCGATTTTTGCGCCGCGCGCGGGCTGGGTGCCGAAGTCGAGGTCATCTCGGCGGATCGGATCAACGAGGCATTCCGCCGCCTGGTCGCGGGTGAGGTCCGTTACCGGTTCGTTGTTGATGCGGCCTCGATCGCGTCTTCGCGGTAG
- a CDS encoding aspartate kinase, giving the protein MTLTGDGIGSDVLVQKYGGSSLATTDKVRSVADRIATAHRTGHRIVVVVSAQGETTDELQRLASELNPAPSGRELDQLLATGETASAALMAMALQGIGVPAVALSGMQSGMMATGKHGSGIIVAVDTERIVELAQAGTVVVVAGFQGVDAAGDVITLGRGGSDTTAVAIAAELRTSRCEIYTDVDGVYTADPRVLATATLMPTVDADVMMEMSFVGARVMHSRAVELAAMYGVDICVRNSSSAALGTLIQGRDGVGMFESKAAVLAVVHDVDVVRVVMRIAARAEGELTAAVFRVLARHAIPADVTVLSNDGGAGFSVGMTVRRSDANQVCTAITEIGVGLADRVEIDDSVGRLSIVGKGLLNRPEYAARMLTSLARVDIPAGSICTSQLRISVTVPVDTVVRAVAVLHNEFDLASGSSMVAPGYRS; this is encoded by the coding sequence ATGACCCTGACAGGTGACGGGATCGGATCCGATGTGCTGGTACAGAAATACGGCGGCAGTTCGCTCGCCACCACCGACAAGGTGCGCAGCGTCGCGGATCGCATAGCCACCGCACATCGGACCGGGCACCGGATCGTCGTGGTGGTCTCCGCGCAGGGCGAGACGACCGACGAACTGCAGCGGCTGGCGTCCGAACTGAATCCCGCCCCGTCGGGACGCGAACTCGACCAACTGCTCGCCACCGGCGAAACCGCTTCTGCCGCACTGATGGCCATGGCACTGCAGGGAATCGGCGTACCCGCGGTTGCGCTGTCCGGAATGCAGAGCGGCATGATGGCCACCGGCAAGCACGGTTCCGGGATCATCGTGGCCGTCGACACCGAGCGGATAGTCGAGCTGGCGCAGGCCGGCACCGTTGTCGTGGTGGCCGGATTCCAAGGTGTCGACGCCGCGGGAGATGTGATCACCCTCGGCCGTGGCGGCTCGGACACCACGGCCGTGGCCATTGCCGCCGAGCTGCGGACCAGTCGTTGCGAGATCTACACCGACGTCGACGGCGTCTATACCGCGGATCCGCGCGTTCTCGCCACCGCCACTCTGATGCCGACCGTCGACGCCGACGTGATGATGGAGATGTCGTTCGTCGGAGCGAGGGTAATGCATTCCCGCGCAGTCGAACTCGCGGCGATGTACGGGGTCGACATTTGCGTCCGGAACTCCTCTTCTGCCGCATTGGGCACGCTGATCCAGGGAAGAGATGGTGTGGGAATGTTCGAGTCGAAAGCCGCCGTGCTGGCGGTGGTACACGATGTGGACGTGGTCCGCGTGGTCATGCGCATCGCCGCGCGGGCGGAGGGCGAGCTGACAGCCGCGGTGTTCCGGGTGCTGGCACGGCACGCCATTCCGGCCGACGTCACCGTGCTGTCGAACGACGGCGGAGCCGGGTTCTCCGTCGGCATGACAGTCCGCCGGTCCGATGCGAACCAGGTGTGCACGGCCATAACGGAAATCGGTGTCGGCCTAGCCGACCGCGTGGAGATCGATGACAGTGTCGGCAGGCTCTCGATCGTCGGCAAGGGACTGCTGAATCGGCCCGAGTACGCGGCACGGATGTTGACCTCGCTGGCGCGGGTCGACATTCCGGCCGGCTCCATTTGTACCTCGCAGTTGCGGATCTCGGTGACGGTGCCGGTGGATACCGTGGTGCGGGCGGTAGCGGTGCTGCACAACGAGTTCGACCTTGCCTCGGGTAGTTCCATGGTCGCGCCGGGATACCGGTCATGA
- a CDS encoding MerR family transcriptional regulator encodes MRIGELARRTGATTRALRYYEEQGLIEAERGDNGYREYSPAEVTKVLNVRMLLAAGLTSDDIRQIGACLSRNLDGVPACSAVVELYERRLASVEERIDALVDLRDRLRAEVNSLTVEVSDHVA; translated from the coding sequence ATGCGTATTGGCGAACTTGCCCGGCGGACCGGTGCGACCACCAGGGCCCTGCGGTACTACGAGGAGCAGGGTCTGATCGAAGCCGAGCGCGGGGACAACGGTTACCGGGAATACAGTCCGGCCGAGGTGACCAAGGTCCTCAATGTACGGATGCTCCTGGCCGCGGGCCTGACCTCCGATGACATCCGGCAGATCGGTGCCTGCCTGTCCCGGAATCTCGACGGCGTACCCGCCTGCTCCGCGGTGGTCGAACTGTACGAGCGCCGACTCGCCTCCGTCGAGGAGCGCATCGACGCACTCGTCGACCTGCGCGATCGACTCCGCGCGGAGGTGAACAGCCTCACCGTCGAGGTATCCGACCACGTCGCCTGA
- a CDS encoding MFS transporter — MTSSTKSAVADRTLPPWLLCLLLLTFVIGTDDFVIAGVLREIGTDLDVSAAAAGQLITVFSVTYAVAAPVMAVLTARLPRRAVMITGMLLFALMNVGAALAPNYPVLMIFRVLAAITASMMTPAAFSTAAALAPPAKIGRFMGTVATGLTGALVIGVPVGTWLGGAFGWRSTMVYVVCLALVVAAGLAIFMPKMDAAAPLTLGQRLSPLRRTPVVAGLIAMVVAAASGLMAFVYIGPIAASLSKAGPTALGALIAALGIAGIAGAMLGGRGADRFGPEKTLMIALSGQVLATILLAGAGWLWDGRVSIVVVGLLFACWGVTGWALNSPSQMRLMKVAGDSATEAIALNTSAMYVGIAIAGLVGGTALTAGGATGVLTASAGLGVLGIAIFALSFRTGGTPRTADVSTASLVEETA, encoded by the coding sequence ATGACCTCTTCCACCAAGTCGGCCGTCGCCGACCGCACGCTCCCGCCGTGGCTGCTCTGTCTGCTGCTGCTCACCTTCGTTATCGGCACCGACGACTTCGTCATCGCGGGCGTGTTGCGGGAGATCGGGACGGACCTCGATGTCTCCGCCGCTGCCGCCGGTCAGCTGATCACCGTGTTCTCGGTGACCTACGCGGTCGCCGCACCGGTGATGGCCGTACTCACCGCCCGACTGCCACGACGGGCGGTGATGATCACCGGAATGCTGCTGTTCGCGTTGATGAACGTCGGGGCGGCGCTCGCGCCCAACTATCCGGTGCTGATGATCTTCCGGGTGCTCGCCGCGATCACCGCGTCGATGATGACTCCGGCGGCGTTCTCCACCGCCGCGGCGCTGGCGCCACCTGCCAAGATCGGCCGCTTCATGGGCACCGTGGCGACCGGCCTGACCGGCGCACTGGTTATCGGCGTTCCGGTCGGCACCTGGTTGGGCGGTGCGTTCGGCTGGCGCTCGACCATGGTGTACGTCGTCTGCCTCGCGCTGGTGGTCGCCGCCGGGCTCGCGATCTTCATGCCGAAGATGGACGCGGCCGCGCCGCTGACCCTCGGGCAGCGACTGTCTCCGTTGCGCAGGACGCCGGTCGTGGCGGGGTTGATCGCCATGGTCGTCGCCGCCGCCAGCGGCCTGATGGCGTTCGTCTACATCGGCCCGATCGCCGCCTCGTTGTCCAAGGCCGGTCCCACCGCGCTGGGTGCGCTCATCGCGGCGCTCGGCATCGCCGGTATCGCGGGAGCGATGCTGGGTGGCCGGGGAGCCGACCGATTCGGGCCCGAGAAGACGCTGATGATCGCGCTGTCCGGGCAGGTGCTGGCGACGATACTGCTGGCGGGTGCGGGCTGGCTGTGGGACGGCAGGGTTTCGATCGTGGTGGTCGGCTTGCTGTTCGCCTGCTGGGGCGTCACGGGATGGGCATTGAACTCGCCGAGCCAGATGCGACTGATGAAGGTCGCGGGTGACTCGGCCACGGAAGCCATCGCCCTCAACACCAGCGCCATGTATGTCGGCATCGCGATCGCCGGACTGGTCGGCGGCACGGCGTTGACCGCGGGCGGTGCCACCGGGGTGCTCACGGCCAGCGCGGGATTGGGTGTGCTCGGGATCGCGATCTTCGCATTGTCCTTCCGGACCGGCGGAACTCCCCGGACCGCAGACGTTTCGACAGCTAGCCTGGTCGAGGAGACGGCCTAG
- a CDS encoding cation:proton antiporter, which produces MTQLAHRSDSRSWARAAASYLGLVIVPIALAAIAFQVWGASGSHDPLPVDSTVTDTHRLYRLLLAAAVIVLLAHALGAVAASLGQPKVIGEMVAGILLGPTVFGAAAPYAQQWLFPAVIVPSLDVLAQFGVIFFMFLVGLELPLDSLRHSSRSAVVIGHAGIAIPFLSGAVLGLTLLEPYRPATVDAVPFVLFCGLALSITAFPVLARILTERDLQRTRVGALGLACAGVGDITAWCLLTLVIVQVRNGSPTAVVRTVLLTVAFGLVLVFVVRPLLARLLGKARAGSVASMVLLVGILVSALGTEWIGVHAIFGAFLAGAVMPRSSPVVRGFADRLEGLTMWLMLPLFFATVGLKTSLGGVSDSGAWLLCLVLVVVAMASKVLSTVGAGRLLGIERRESWILGVLMNCRGLTELVVLDIGLSLGLIGPELFGLLVLMALVTTGVTGPLLSRLGAVAK; this is translated from the coding sequence ATGACACAACTCGCACACCGATCCGACTCCCGGAGCTGGGCCAGGGCGGCGGCGAGCTACCTGGGCCTCGTCATTGTTCCGATTGCGCTCGCGGCCATCGCCTTCCAGGTGTGGGGCGCATCCGGCTCGCACGACCCGTTGCCGGTCGACTCCACGGTGACCGACACCCATCGGCTGTATCGGCTGTTGCTGGCCGCGGCGGTGATCGTGTTACTTGCGCACGCGTTGGGGGCGGTGGCGGCGAGTCTGGGCCAGCCGAAAGTGATCGGCGAGATGGTGGCCGGAATTCTGTTGGGGCCGACCGTGTTCGGCGCGGCCGCACCGTACGCGCAGCAGTGGCTGTTCCCCGCGGTGATCGTGCCGTCGCTGGACGTGCTGGCACAGTTCGGCGTCATCTTCTTCATGTTCCTGGTCGGTCTGGAACTTCCGCTGGATTCGCTGCGGCACAGCAGCAGATCCGCGGTGGTCATCGGGCACGCCGGGATCGCCATTCCGTTCCTGTCCGGCGCCGTGCTGGGCCTTACCCTGCTCGAGCCCTATCGGCCCGCGACCGTCGACGCGGTGCCGTTCGTGTTGTTCTGCGGGTTGGCGTTGAGTATCACGGCCTTTCCGGTCTTGGCCAGGATTCTCACCGAACGAGATCTGCAGCGTACACGCGTCGGCGCGCTCGGATTGGCTTGCGCCGGTGTCGGCGACATCACCGCGTGGTGCTTGCTGACATTGGTGATCGTGCAGGTGCGCAACGGTTCGCCGACCGCGGTTGTGCGCACCGTGCTGCTGACGGTCGCCTTCGGGCTGGTGCTGGTGTTCGTAGTGCGGCCACTGCTGGCGCGGCTGCTGGGAAAGGCCAGGGCGGGAAGTGTGGCGTCCATGGTGCTGCTGGTCGGCATCCTGGTATCGGCTCTGGGCACGGAGTGGATCGGCGTGCACGCGATCTTCGGCGCGTTCTTGGCCGGTGCGGTGATGCCGAGATCGTCACCCGTGGTTCGCGGTTTCGCCGATCGACTCGAGGGACTGACGATGTGGCTGATGCTGCCGCTGTTCTTCGCCACCGTCGGACTGAAGACCTCGTTGGGCGGGGTGAGTGATTCCGGTGCGTGGCTCTTGTGTCTGGTGCTGGTCGTCGTGGCGATGGCGAGCAAGGTGCTCAGCACCGTCGGCGCCGGGCGGTTGCTCGGCATCGAGCGGCGCGAATCCTGGATTCTCGGCGTGCTGATGAACTGTCGTGGCCTCACCGAGTTGGTGGTGCTCGATATCGGGCTGTCACTGGGTCTGATCGGACCCGAGCTGTTCGGGCTGCTGGTGCTGATGGCGCTGGTCACCACCGGCGTGACCGGTCCGCTGCTGAGCAGGCTGGGCGCGGTGGCCAAATGA
- a CDS encoding arylamine N-acetyltransferase family protein, translating to MTATQAYLRRIGCSETVGLPELQRRHLMAVPFENLDILRGSPLGTADDVIRDKIVDRSRGGLCFELNRSFGQLLGELGFAVTLIAAEVAYRDGFVEGVDHPLLLVEADSLTWLVDVGFGGFSYLEPLRWDSTQPQSLSGVTYRIQLAGAHRVVLRAEADGAEVPMFRTALWPVPRSWRDFDSVREFHESSPDSPFTRKLICSKATATGQVLLTGRRLAVIADGKRTETDLDPGGPVFGAALAWILHGDGQIAPALELGLARQSTPSILD from the coding sequence ATGACCGCGACGCAGGCGTACCTGCGGCGCATCGGCTGCTCGGAAACCGTTGGGCTGCCGGAATTGCAGCGACGACATTTGATGGCGGTGCCGTTCGAGAATCTCGACATCCTTCGCGGCAGCCCGCTCGGCACCGCTGACGACGTGATCCGGGACAAGATCGTCGATCGGTCGCGCGGCGGCCTGTGCTTCGAGCTCAACCGTTCCTTCGGCCAGCTGCTCGGCGAACTGGGCTTCGCGGTCACCCTGATCGCCGCCGAGGTGGCCTATCGCGACGGGTTCGTCGAGGGTGTCGATCACCCGCTGTTGTTGGTCGAGGCCGACTCGCTGACGTGGTTGGTCGACGTCGGCTTCGGCGGATTCTCCTACCTGGAACCGTTGCGGTGGGACAGCACGCAACCGCAAAGCCTTTCCGGTGTCACCTATCGGATCCAGCTCGCGGGTGCGCACCGTGTCGTGCTGCGCGCGGAGGCCGACGGCGCGGAGGTGCCGATGTTCCGCACCGCGTTGTGGCCGGTACCGCGCTCGTGGCGGGACTTCGACAGTGTCCGTGAGTTCCACGAGTCCTCGCCGGACTCGCCGTTCACCCGCAAGCTGATCTGCTCCAAAGCCACCGCGACCGGCCAGGTGTTGCTGACCGGGCGGCGGCTCGCGGTGATCGCCGATGGCAAGCGCACCGAGACCGACCTCGATCCCGGTGGACCGGTGTTCGGCGCCGCACTGGCGTGGATTCTGCACGGCGACGGCCAGATCGCGCCGGCCTTGGAGCTCGGGCTGGCCCGGCAGTCGACGCCGTCGATCCTGGACTAG